From the Trifolium pratense cultivar HEN17-A07 linkage group LG4, ARS_RC_1.1, whole genome shotgun sequence genome, the window aaaattaattgcgtcaaaataaatattataaaattaatttagtcaaaaacaaaatattataaaaattaatcatgCCCAAAAGATCTtagttttgttatttaaaatatcTCATTTTAAGTACTTGTTGGGCTTGCACAACTTTCCTTTAGGGGTCAGAGAAACAAAATTTGGGCTACAATGAATATACCACTACTTTTGGCACCCCACCCTATAAGTTCCGAATATTCTTTTCCTTCTTAAATAGAGTGCTTCTCACATTCAACATTTATATTCCAAAATAAAATGCGTACGCAtcttgtaaacaaaaaaaaaagcgtaCGCATTGTAATGGAGTATTTTTCCAATAATGCATAGTAGATGAATAAATGATCACAAGTCACAACTAATTGGTTATAAAATGAactttttcaattaaattttcttattgGGCTTAGCTTCCATCAAGCCTAATGCATTTACAATGACTTCAATTTCTTATACTATAAGTTTATGTTCTCCAGCTGAACATCATTTGAGTTCACACCAACATTTCAGATTATAATACAAAACAtcatagtaattaattaatgttttgcCAACATGATCATGTTGTAACATCGAATTGTACAAGACATGCCACAATTCCTACATAATTGAacatttatttggtttattttgtCTTGATGATGTCTCTTCCGCAGGTAGATTTTGAGGTGAACAAACCAATCTAGAAGGACGTTTATTACCACTCATAGAAGGTGGTGGTGGCAGTTGAGATTGTGGCGGCTCCCAAAATGGTCCCCGCGGAAGAGGTGGTGGAAATTGGTATTACATTGATGCGGCCGGATTGATGACATGGCAATGGTGGTGGATATGAACAATATTGCACATTATCATCACAGGGATTATATTCATATTCACCACAATTTTCAatagaaaaaaaactcaactcataatttgatttcttattttaaataatcattttttcttgtttGCTACAATTTTTAAGAAacacatgaatttttattttatacctTCTATTGTTTCGAAAAACACATATTGTAAAATTTGTAAAGGGGTTAttaggaaaagaaaaataccATGAATTTTTTGCAAGACATGATGCATCACCTTTACTTTACATGCCTCACATTCTACATTTACTTTTAGAACACAGGTctgaaaataaaagataaagcaTACATTATAATAAATTAGATGGAAaaatggttttaaaaaaaatgaagagtcATATATATTATGACTTCGCCATTTCAGCGGAAGAGTACTCCATTGTGTAAGTTGGATCTAAATTCTCGAGAACCATGCAGTCATGTAGTTAGAGTGTTGTTGATCTTACGATTGAAATCGGATGTTGAAGATTAATAAgtcagaaaataaataaaaaggtatAAAGTAAATCAGATGGCTGAGATCATCCTTCAGTCATTAAAACCACAAAAAATAACATGTTTAATGTCAATGCAATTACTTGAGCCGGTGATATATGATCATATGTATATTAGGTAAACTTTAATGAATAATAGTTTTCTCATTCCTcgactattttttaaaataataatatatgatcatatgaatatttatagagaaatttttaacataattttatgtttttcacAAAATTGTAAAGTACTAACAAATTCACTTCACTTtctctatcaaaaaaaaaaaattcacttcactttttttataataaaaagattCACTTCACGTTTTAGGTATCAAttgttcataaaaaatattaaaaatgattttatacttttattcttttactaaaaaaaaatatataaaataaaacattctgTCTGAAACCATGTCCCTTTCACTCTCTGTTAGTAACAACTAACAAATctaaaaaagtcaaaatatagttgaaaattgaaagaaacaaataataaatcaaccacatgtatgaatttttaaaaataaaaaatagtatttaaATAAACAAAGTTCTCTTTAACATGGaaattaattcataataattaattaaactatagATAAAACTAGAAACGTAGGATCCAAAACTTCAACTGAATCAGAAGCTTTTGGAAGACTCGGCAACATTCAAAGCAGAACCAGAATCACTTGAAAAGTGAAAACTATCATCATACAACAAGAATCACATTCACTGTTAGTTCTCAATTCATACCCTTTTTTCATCATCTAATAAAAACTCCTACTTTATTGGAACTGTTACTGTTAATTTTTCCTTCTGGTTTGTTGGTAATTCATGACTTAATTATGtaaatttttgttctttttcggTTTTTATAAAATGGGTTGTTTCTGTTATCCTTTATTTGTGGTTGAATTTGTATGTTTTATCTAAATGAAATTTAGTTGCATAAGATTTTCATATGATGAACATGTTTAACTTGACTAAGATCCAACTTATTTATTCAGTTTATTACAAAATTAATGCATCGATCACTATTACCAtaagataaaaaagaaagatttttagaataaaaaaataagtttttttttttcttggtttgtGATCTTGACTTATAGTTTTTCTTAGGAGAGAAGCATCCATTGAAATGAAGGAACTAAACAGTGAGAGCAAAGAAAATGGATTCTACTTTAAAGCTATATTCATGTAATTTTGATGCAATTGTTTGTTCAAAATCCAAATAGCTGTTTGTTCAAAGATTTAttgatgtaatttttattagaaattGAAGTATTGTGGAGTTAAGGTTAGAGAAGAGTTGGAGTGGTTGTTTGCAAATGGGAAGTCCTTGTTGATTAGGTTGTTTGATGTATGATCTATatggttttgttcttttttttttttagttaggtagcctagtggctagaattctatctttaaggtgaataagtggagtgtctgagGTTTGAACTccggctcctgcatataaaatgcgatgTTCCTaacaactgagttaagctcatggTGACTGCATATTAGTTTTTGTGCTTATAGCTTAAAGTCACTGTTCTGCTTTATAACTTAATGATATAGATGCTGCTACTAAtccttttcttcaatttaagACATGGAGTTGGGGATAGTCAATTGGAAGTAGAACTAGGATTCATCACTCATTCATTCTAGGATAATTTTGAatatacttaggttattttTCTTTGAATCCCTTTTGATGAATTTGTAGTATGCTCCTTAATTTTAATACTTTGAAGTCTTTTGTGTGTGTTCGTGTATGTATAGCCATTATTATTTCGCTGACACAGCTTGTTTGGACTGCTTTGCGTTTGAATCAGGTTACTGATTCTTGCTTTCTAAATTTACCTTAATGGCCAACAACGATAAAAATGAGCCCTTGCTATTGGAACCACAAAACACTGCAGCACAAAAGGCTAAAGGACGGTTAAACCAAAGAAGGTTCCTTCGTTCTCGAAGTGCTCCACATACAGATCATGCTCCTCTGGTGACAAAAGACAACGAATCAATTCCACTCTCTGAGTCCATACTTGGGAATCTACATCCGAGCTTCAAAAATGTGTTGATAATCCTTACAGTCTATTTAGGTGTAGGAACTTTAATCTTCTACCTTGTCAGGAACCAAATCAAGGGAATGAAAACAGATAGATTCCTTGATGCTTTATACTTTACAATTGTGACAATGACAACTGTTGGATATGGTGACCTTGTTCCGAATAGTGACCTTACAAAACTACTCGCGTGTGCTTTTGTTTTCTCCGGAATGGCGTTGATGGGATTAATCCTAAGCAAAGCAGCAGATTACTTGGTTGAGAAGCAAGAAGTTTTGCTAATTAAAGCCATGCACATGCACCAAAAAGCTGGTCCAAGTGAAATTTTAAAGGAGCTTGAGATCAATAAAACAAGATACAAATTTATTCTagtcctttttcttcttttgattcTTGTTATTGTCGGGACAATCTTTTTGGTTACTGTTgagaaatttgattttattgatGCTTTGTATTGTGTTTGTTCAACAATTACGACTCTCGGTTATGGAGATAAAAGTTTCTCTACTCAAGCTGGAAGAATATTCGCAGTGTTTTGGATATTAACCGGTACGATTTGTTTAGCTCAGTTTTTCCTTTACATGGCTGAACTAAACACTGAAAGCAGTCAAAAGGCACTTGTCAAGTGGGTTCTTACAAGGAAAATGACTAATGTTGATTTGGAAGCTGCAGATCTTGACGAGGACGGCACTGTTGGGTTAGTTCATCTTTGTCTCAAAGTCTTAAAGTTTATGATTTCACTTTTGGAGGAGCTGAGATTGATTTTGACATCTCCAAATGTTTTCTAGTCGAAATGATTTTGCCTTCAGAAATGATTCTAACTTGAAGCTAGAACTTAGAGCTTGCCTCTACAATTGATTTTTAGcctcaaatttattgttcaacttACTCTAAACATAAATCACGTTACGTTTAACTTACTTTtagccagaatcaattttactaAATCAACTTTTGTCATCTCAGAACCATACACATGCTTTATTATTGGTAACTTGTTATACTATTATCAATGGTTTAGATATATATTTTCGTTTATTGGTAACTTGTTATACTATATTTGAGAATATTGTTCATATAGGGCTGCTGAATTCGTTATTTATAAGCTGAAAGAGATGGGGAAGATTACTCAAGAAGATATAACACTTGTGATGAAGGAGTTTGAAGAACTTGATGTTGATCAGTCTGGTACACTGTCTGTTTCTGATATAACACTTGCTCAATCATCTTAGACTAACATTATACACGCCAACACAAGTTATTTTCGAGGATTTCTCACTTTTCACTCCAACGACAAAATGTGCACCAAAGCTTTGATGCGGATGGAAAGTCTGACATTTATAGTCTCGGATTCTTGCAAATTTGATGCTCACAGTTTGAAACCTTATACCAGTGTGATAAAGTGAAAGTGAGGGAGTTACTCTTGAGATTGTGACCATACACATATGCATGCATGTGTATAACAAACTATGAAGTTGTTTGAGTTTCAATGCTTGGTTTTTCAAATCCATAGTTTACACAACTTACTTTACATGCCAAATTTGTGGTTAATTGTGTGTAAATGATCTGCATTGGAtgatacaaaattatttaatagaaaaaatattaaattctgaCTGTTAGCTCTAGAGTATTATGCCGCCCTAGCTACTTATCACGCGCCCTACGCGTTTTCATTTTTATActtccgctatttaagtagcggacgttataaaaatgagaaattttgtaAATGTCATCCGCTACTTATTTTGGTAGGGTGTCTTTGGGGGTATCCACTACCTAAGTAGAGAACAATggtattttggtaaattcgtAAGGCGCATAGGAAAATGAGTAGCTGACAAAATGAAATTCTCCAAAATTTATGATTGGTAGTTTGGTACACATGATGATGAGATGTTGGGCTGTTGTCCTAAAAGTTTGGGCCCAATTGCTGCATCCCACTAAGGCCCAAATGCTGGTTGCTCTCTCTTGTTTTGTGACACCAAGCTGATTATAATAAGGGATTTTCTTTTTGCGCCTTTGCACGCCTTctgaattttcaaaaatatctcTCTCACATGATAACTAACGAGTGTTAAAAATATCTCTCTCACAATTCTCATTCCATTTAGTCAAACTAATGATAAAAGAAATtgtagttttttgttttttgttttttgttttatgaatcTAGGAGAAGTGGACAAAAGATTGAGAACTTGTACATGAATAAGCATTTTATTATTGACATCGGTCCCATAAACAATAATAGAGTAACGGATATATGACTAGATTAGTATGCACACACCCAACATATCGAATATAGATGTCACATGATGCATGTACGATCTTCACCTAAAAGAATATTAGTGTACCATggttctataatttttttattccaattAGATTCCCATAAATCTTGTTATTTTTACTAAACAAAttgcattattattttaatgagAAAGTTTTAGGTGATCACAGTCATTTGAGCACGAGGTGATTAAGTTTGTGAATGAATTCaatatatgataatttcaattataaggttttcaacaaaaaaatatcggttttaatttaatttagattgATTAGAAATAAAATTGTGCAGAAAAAATGGCACGTAAAGATTTAAACACACGAAAAATCACAATGTAACACTAATTTATTGATTCACATTGGATATTTAACCAATGACTATGGCGTTATGAACGTTGCAGGTCTGTAAACATAAGTAtttcaaacactttaatttaatcatatatgtaaatattttgttgttgtatgcTATTAATTTGGATGTTGTAAGTCTGTTTGCAAATTCATTCTATACCGTTTTagcaattttaaatttatattgtatGATGTATTCTACaattttgaataaatgaatgtactttttagtcaaaaaaaaattatcttgtttatttttatttttttagaagaaaattatcttatttattttcaattgagTCGACTCgctaattattataaattcgaACGATTTTTTAGTATTAGTCTATTATAAATTCGTACATGACATAATAactcaagaaaagaaaaaaataattctaaatAGGTCAAAATGCATTCATGAGttcttttaaattttgcatTTGTAATAGTtatatcatttaaattttttagataaAAGTTATGTTCTTTAAATTTCTAACATGTTGCATTGTTAACCTTACCGGTACCTTGTTGCACATGAGTAGTAAACATCGACTCCtccatattaaatattttaatgaaaaaagcACATATGTTGAAAGAGATTAAGTGGATGAATAACTCACTGCAACAATTTAGAAGCTTAGATGACCTATTTTTTAGGTAAAAAGTTTAAAAACCTAACTATTACAaatgtaaattattattttttggttaatagataaaatgacaaagatgaaatgacaaagtcattaaaaactcacacacgAAGTGGAGTGGCCGGAGTTCGAATCTCGGTCCAGGTGTCCGACAgtagcaatttcgacatttccgTCAGTTGAGCTATGATTTGTGGACCTATAAACGTAAAATTTAAAAGAGCTACAAGTTCTACTTATGTAATTAATAATTTCAATCcctctagttttttttttttttttacaaataatcTTATAACTAGAAagtgaataaatgaaaaatCTTGAGATTGAACTACAAGTTCTACTTATGTAATTCGATATTCCTATAGATAGAATTATGCTTACAGAAACATTTCAGCTCATCTAATTAATCAAATTAACTACtactaataataatgaatacTACAAATTCACAAGTCAATCATAAAAAAGTTACAAGATAAATAAAACTACTaagatgaaaataataattataataatgaagaaaaagaagattaaattgaagtaataaagaaataattataGAGTAGGATTAGTACTACAAAACCAACCATCCATCCAGATCACACAATCCGTAACATGAAACGATCTGAGCCGTACGTCAATCTTTCTAATCAGACTTGTTGTTGTGATTGTGAAGATCTAACAGCTGTGATTCATGGTCACCAGCAACATAATCAAGAAGACCCTTATGAATTGAAGCATCAGTTTGAGGTAAAGGAGAAGTTTTTGCAAAGACAAAGACAAGGGTAAGAACAAGTGCTGTTGAGAGAAAGAGTGGCCAAAAATAGGTGAAAAGGGTTACAAGTTTTGGAGCCATGAATATGAGAGAGAAGATTGTTAGACATAAGAGTATTGTTGCTATGAAATGGTATCTTAATTTTAAGAGCTTTTCTGGGATCTTCAttagagagagtgagagagtgAGTGAGTGATAGCACAAATGTACTACAGAGGTTGAAGTTGAGGTTGTGTTTGTTTGTGTGTATAGATTAGATTTTAGATTCTCAATCTGTCACTCTCTCTCACTAACTGTACCTTTTCTTTTGGCTTCCTACCACTTTCAACTTTCCATTTCCACCGTTTTCtgtgatttttaaaatttaataattgcctaaaaatatatatatgtcaacCGCTATTAGAAGAGGTCGGAACTACTTTGATGTCAGAACGAAATTAGTATTCTAGTAGGTCGGATATTTAtggtaaaataaataaataaataataattatgtaaaaaatattataaacctaaaaactaatttttgtttttcttataacaAGAAAAAGAGGAAATTATACAAATTCTGTTTTTCAATGATAATGATGTTGtcaccaaaataataataataataatgttgataagattgaaagaaaagaacaaaacagTGATGATGCTCACATTATTGGTTTGTGATTTGAGATTGTGCTCCTTCTTAAGGTCTCAAATTCGATTATTTCTAGTGTCAATTTAGATGGTCTAATttttaacttcttcaaaaaaaaaaaaatataatgatgcTCACATTAATTTAAAGTTACAGTTTTAGTTAAGATGAATGAATTTAGATATGTAAGACAGTTTGGCCGAGTGGTCTAAGGCGCCAGATTTAGGCTCTGGTCCGAAAGGGCGTGGGTTCAAATCCCACAGCTGTcattttcacttctttttttttttcataaaaaaatctaGGGCTGGGCAATCTAGCACAAGTCTAACATATCTCGCATTGTACGCGACTTAAGTAATGAATTTGAACTATTCAATCGTAAAAGTGTATATAATACACTATCTCTATTTTGTCATGGCTCTTGATTACATGGGTAGTCTCTAAGGAAGAGTGTATTAAATCATGTAACCAAGGGTGCTAAACCACAAATGAGCTCTTCTTTTAGTTACAAAGCTAAGAAAGACAAGAAAAAGGTACAAaatcttcaacaacaaaaaaatctttAATGAAGAAGGTTCTTATTGAGTCGCTCCTAATAAGATTACGAATGTCTTTCAAAGGAAAAGCATCACGATGGCATTTATGAGTGggatattttttgaaaaagaaacgtTTTAATGGATATTTGCACAAGAGTCGAACCATAGTGAAATTGGAGCAAATCAAGTGTGTGTGGTGTCCAATGAAAGGGGAACCGAAGGATCATCTTTTTTCTAAGTGCATTTTTTGTTGGAGTAGTTTAGTACCAAATTCTAAATTGTTTGGAAATAACAATGGTGATGGTCCTTCcgaaggaaaattttaattcTTTATGAGTCATTTTTAGAACACTATAAGGggctaaaaagtaaaaaagataTTCCTTGTAATTTGGTAAGCAATTGTTTGAGAGTTATTAAATACTAGAAATGAGGCCAttttcatatcaaagttgtCTTGGAGGTGGATATTGCCTAAAAAGTAAAGCAAGGTCTTTTAATAGGTACCACCGATAAGCTACAAAACAAAGGCACCGCATAAGCGGAATATCaatgaaaataccaaaatataTATCACCTAATAGAGGTCTAATTCTAATCTCATTCTTAGAAAGACACTCAAAGTTTCTGAATTATCAAAGAAGACATCAAACCGATCAATAGAGTTGTCATTAGACATTAACTCCttatctcgaatcaaaagtagAATACTTGTACTTTGTTTCACTTATTAATATATccgttaaaaaaatattgagattgAAAACGAAGTTTAAGATTAATTTTAAATCactgtcaaaaaacaaaataaaagattaattttaaatCAACTCTTAGTTTGCATGtgaattttatcattttatgtgatatttgtaagaaccaaataaaaataaaaatctttctAATTTTAATGAAAGTGGtgtattagaaagaaaaaaaaaagagggtgCAAATAGAACTCCCTATGGTTTTTTTATATCAGTAACAGAAGCAACCCAAAGCATGAAGCTCGAAAAAAAATGGCGCCAGTGACAGCGAGAAGCGCAGGCGCTGGTATCGGAACCGTAATCTTCTTCTCTCTCGCCGTCGCATATTTCTTCTGCGACCGTCGAAGCAATTCAtcaaagaacaagaagaagaagaagaagaagaagaaatcaaaGAATGGAATCATTGACGCCATTGGTAACACTCCTTTGATTCGAATCAATAGTCTCTCTGATGCCACTGGTTGCGAagtaatgataataataatcccttttttcaattttcaattttttgttttgtttcaattgcatGCCATAATTTTTATAACTTTGTTGTTTACTGTTTAGATTCTTGGAAAGTGTGAGTTTTTGAATCCTGGAGGGAGTGTTAAAGATCGTGTTGCAGTTCAAATTATTGAAGAGGTAACTAAATTCCTCTTTCAATGAGTACTGTTTAGATTATAGTTTTGAAATTAGCTTTTGAAATTAGCTTTTGAAATtctgttatttatttatttctgcATAATCACTTAGTATTAGTCCCTGTTTAGATAAACTACTTAAGTTGTAGCTTCTAGCATAAGTGCTTATTGTGATAAGTGCTTATtattgttaagagtctcacattgaATGAGAGATGGTTTGAAGATATATTTATTACTGTTTTGGAGAACTtgtgaaaacagcttatgacatgttcataagttattttcagcttattttcataagctatcgcagaagcttatgaaaataagacgaaaatagcttatgaatgTATGAGTCTGTTTGACTTCGCTTATTGAAGCTTATCTACTGGTTTAAGCAGTTGTGCCAGTGttttggagaacttatgaaaacagcttatgacatgatcataagctatttttagcttatttccataagctctacatggtagcttatgaaaacaacttatagattATATGAAATCAGTTTGACCTTATtgttatcttttgttatagaaatagcttattcATAAGTACTATGCTGTAAGTTGCAAAATAAGCTGTTTATCAAAACAGGCCACCATGTCATAAActgtttttataagttctcccaaacatTCTTATAAGTGGTGCTTATGCCAGTAGATTAGTTCAATTTAACTTTAACCTATAAGTTCTTAATTGTATATACTATAAATTAATTCAATTTGACTCTAACTTTAGCTCTAGCATTTGGGAGAATTGTTGCCTTACAATTTTTTTGCTAAAAGAGGATTTTCAAAGTTTTGGGGCATTTCTTTATTCTTCAGAGTCATTGCTATTTACTTATTGATAATGCATGGCTTTTGTTTCATGCTTCATGTGATTTGATTGGCCAGGCTTTGGAATCTGGACAGCTACGTCCAGGTGGAATAGTTACTGAAGGGAGTGCCGGAAGCACAGCCATTAGCATTGCTACTGTTGCTCCTGCTTACGGATGCAAATGTCATGTGGTTATTCCAGACGATGCTGCCATTGAGAAggtatatattttcaataattgAAATCAAGCAACTCTATTATGCTATGCTTGCAGTCTAGTCACAGTCTCTTATTTTTGTATATGATTTCCTTTTGCAAGGAGCTGATGaatattttcaacaaaactAGTCTTGAAATTGAtctggattttttttcttgacaaaCAAATTTATCTGGATTTAACACAAGCCATAAACTCCCTAGAGCATTTTTGTCTTCCTCAGCTACCACCTCGTTATTTCTTTATTTGGTTTTACGTTGTATT encodes:
- the LOC123921262 gene encoding two-pore potassium channel 1, with translation MANNDKNEPLLLEPQNTAAQKAKGRLNQRRFLRSRSAPHTDHAPLVTKDNESIPLSESILGNLHPSFKNVLIILTVYLGVGTLIFYLVRNQIKGMKTDRFLDALYFTIVTMTTVGYGDLVPNSDLTKLLACAFVFSGMALMGLILSKAADYLVEKQEVLLIKAMHMHQKAGPSEILKELEINKTRYKFILVLFLLLILVIVGTIFLVTVEKFDFIDALYCVCSTITTLGYGDKSFSTQAGRIFAVFWILTGTICLAQFFLYMAELNTESSQKALVKWVLTRKMTNVDLEAADLDEDGTVGAAEFVIYKLKEMGKITQEDITLVMKEFEELDVDQSGTLSVSDITLAQSS